One Brevibacillus choshinensis genomic window carries:
- a CDS encoding YheC/YheD family protein: MSSDSATAAATCVRSFGSLSFPIECVAISPVKEQQPQWAAVLFRILGRRAAGIRQVHSKIRSRASPRIRCLPPTAILSRKTLSAFLQRYSSVYIKPDREHTGTGIIRVWKKSGRYSFVRVKGKNWSRSGSVQRIGSIMRFLRICFSIG, from the coding sequence GTGTCGTCAGACAGCGCCACCGCTGCAGCAACATGCGTCAGGTCATTCGGCAGCCTGTCATTTCCCATTGAATGCGTAGCTATTTCCCCGGTTAAAGAACAGCAGCCTCAGTGGGCAGCTGTTCTTTTCCGCATTTTAGGAAGGCGAGCGGCTGGTATCAGGCAGGTCCACTCAAAAATACGCTCACGTGCAAGCCCTCGCATCAGGTGCCTTCCGCCCACGGCCATTTTGTCGAGAAAAACTCTATCCGCATTCTTGCAGCGATACTCTTCGGTTTATATCAAACCGGACAGAGAGCATACAGGGACTGGAATCATACGCGTCTGGAAAAAAAGCGGCCGCTATTCCTTTGTAAGGGTAAAAGGAAAGAATTGGTCTCGCTCTGGGAGTGTGCAGCGGATCGGGTCAATCATGAGGTTCCTTCGAATATGCTTTTCTATCGGTTAA
- a CDS encoding ABC transporter ATP-binding protein — protein MLRRFFSYYQPYKGLFLLDFTCAILAALLELGFPLAVNMVVDQLLPSKDWPLILWACFGLLVMYILNAGMNYVVTYWGHMLGINIETDMRKKLYDHIQKLSFRFFDNTKTGHLLSRLTNDLMEIGEVAHHGPEDLFIAVMTLVGAFCLMFSINEEMAIMTFLVIPIMIWAVIYFNRKMTAAFHRMYGDMAEFNARVEDNVGGIRVVQAFANEEFENGRFAENNLRFRLTKLLSYKIMAQNSSVSYMMMRLVTLFVLICGSWFVLQNQLTYGEFVAFLLLTNVFFRPMEKINAIIESYPKGIAGFRRYVEILDTVPDIADAPGAIAVEKLRGDIEYQGVTFSYDRESNILQHIDLKIRAGETIAFVGPSGAGKTTLCSLLPRFYEIDSGSITIDGFDIRHIKLSSLRSQIGIVQQDVFLFSGTIRENITYGNQTATEEEIWDAARRAKLEDFIKAQQDGLETIIGERGVKLSGGQKQRLAIARMFLKNPPILILDEATSALDTETEQAIQQSLAELSYGRTTLVIAHRLATIKNADRIMVVTEEGIAEQGSHDELLMQGGIYSRLYQAQFGTYAEQTAFSR, from the coding sequence ATGCTTCGTCGTTTTTTTTCCTATTATCAACCTTACAAAGGATTATTTCTGCTTGATTTTACATGTGCGATCCTCGCTGCTTTGCTGGAGCTGGGATTTCCGCTCGCGGTCAACATGGTTGTGGACCAGTTGCTGCCGAGCAAAGACTGGCCATTGATCCTATGGGCATGTTTTGGACTTCTCGTGATGTACATCCTCAATGCAGGGATGAACTACGTGGTCACGTACTGGGGACACATGCTAGGGATCAATATTGAGACAGACATGCGAAAAAAACTGTACGACCACATTCAAAAGCTTTCCTTCCGCTTTTTTGACAACACGAAGACGGGCCATCTTCTATCCAGATTGACGAACGATTTGATGGAAATAGGCGAGGTCGCACACCATGGACCGGAAGACCTGTTCATCGCCGTCATGACATTGGTCGGCGCATTCTGCCTGATGTTCAGCATCAATGAAGAAATGGCCATCATGACATTCCTGGTAATCCCAATCATGATCTGGGCGGTCATTTACTTCAACCGGAAAATGACGGCGGCGTTTCATCGAATGTACGGTGACATGGCTGAGTTTAATGCTCGGGTGGAAGACAATGTCGGCGGGATTCGTGTCGTCCAAGCTTTCGCAAATGAAGAATTCGAAAATGGCCGCTTTGCTGAAAATAATCTCCGCTTTCGGCTTACCAAGCTTTTGTCCTACAAAATCATGGCTCAAAACTCTTCGGTAAGCTATATGATGATGCGTCTTGTGACGTTGTTTGTCTTGATTTGCGGAAGCTGGTTTGTCCTGCAAAACCAATTGACTTATGGAGAATTCGTCGCTTTCCTGCTTTTGACGAACGTCTTCTTCCGTCCGATGGAAAAAATCAACGCGATCATCGAAAGCTATCCAAAAGGGATTGCAGGTTTCCGCCGCTATGTAGAAATATTGGATACCGTACCGGATATTGCTGACGCTCCGGGTGCCATTGCGGTAGAAAAGCTGCGGGGAGATATCGAATATCAGGGTGTGACATTCAGCTATGACCGTGAATCGAACATTTTGCAGCACATAGATTTGAAAATTCGGGCTGGAGAGACCATTGCATTTGTGGGACCTTCCGGTGCTGGAAAAACCACGCTTTGCAGCCTGCTGCCGCGTTTTTATGAAATCGACAGTGGAAGCATTACGATCGACGGCTTCGATATTCGCCACATCAAGCTGTCGTCATTGCGCAGCCAAATCGGGATTGTTCAACAGGATGTATTCCTTTTTTCGGGGACGATCCGCGAGAATATCACCTACGGGAACCAAACGGCGACGGAAGAGGAGATCTGGGATGCTGCGCGGAGAGCGAAACTGGAGGACTTCATAAAGGCGCAGCAGGATGGGCTGGAGACGATAATCGGGGAGAGGGGCGTCAAGCTGTCCGGGGGGCAAAAACAGCGGCTGGCGATTGCGCGCATGTTCTTGAAAAACCCACCGATTCTCATTTTGGATGAAGCGACTTCTGCTCTGGATACGGAAACAGAACAGGCCATTCAGCAGTCACTGGCAGAGCTGTCCTATGGACGTACCACGCTGGTCATCGCCCACCGTTTGGCCACGATTAAAAACGCGGACCGCATCATGGTCGTCACAGAAGAGGGCATTGCGGAACAAGGCAGCCACGACGAGCTGCTGATGCAGGGGGGAATCTACAGCCGATTGTATCAGGCCCAATTCGGTACCTACGCTGAACAGACGGCTTTCTCTAGGTAA
- a CDS encoding EAL domain-containing protein, producing the protein MSMQPWYRMNEVTEPDEWESSLLSALIRHELFLHYQPMVDLKSGKVTGAEALLRWNHPEKGVLLPKDFFTCAEKGGALSSVEEWILHTACKQNKQWQDQGLPPFVVSVNISAFPLLHGDLVRAVEQALLDSGLEPKYLELEITEKMAMDAVRTIDILFQLKRIGISISVDDFGKGYSSLNYLKRFPIDKLKIDQSFVEQCLEDEKEESVVKTIIGMAKNLRLQVVAEGVETREQLLFLQQNLCDAAQGHLICRPISAGELTDHFSRVQEIVPAIGMGPDQIKQLWKKEVHSQARIELSEALKNQQGMTFKFTKIDERYIHTLCEGELMYRMGLNAEQVLGRELSAFLDSAEAERKTSFYERAWNGEENVNYEGCVNGVYYLAALRPIYQSGKVKEVLASCVDITDLKKTVEALRASEAKYRLIAENMSDIIVVLNRAGSITYTSPAVTTVLGVLPEELQDRQMLQFILPKEKEKVQHAVQKMMEEKLPTQLTFSSVHRNGTDVILEAKGTPVIDNQGEVQQIILIIRNITAQVHAEEFLRKIDKLAAVGHLAAGVAHEIRNPVTSIKGFVQLLRHDQGKQEYFDIMLAEFQQLENILREFVFLTQQRSAIYERVAIGKMLEDAIAPLRESCTNHTFKLHPGTALDLQIWCDPSQIRQLFDNLLSNSVNAMPNGGTVHIKVIPEEHDKVKIQIVDQGCGMSEERIKRLGEPFYSTKEKGTGLGLMISYKIMEYHGGYLHFTSEPEKGTTVEVVFPLEKVRSAT; encoded by the coding sequence ATGAGTATGCAGCCTTGGTACCGAATGAATGAGGTAACAGAACCGGATGAATGGGAAAGCAGCCTATTGAGTGCTCTCATACGTCACGAGCTATTCCTCCACTATCAACCTATGGTCGACTTGAAGTCCGGAAAAGTAACGGGAGCAGAAGCCCTGCTGCGCTGGAATCATCCAGAAAAAGGCGTGCTGCTGCCGAAAGACTTTTTTACCTGTGCAGAAAAAGGGGGAGCACTCTCTTCGGTTGAAGAGTGGATTTTGCATACGGCTTGCAAGCAAAACAAGCAATGGCAAGATCAAGGTCTTCCACCTTTCGTAGTCTCGGTCAATATTTCCGCATTCCCTTTGCTTCATGGAGATCTCGTACGGGCGGTTGAACAAGCGCTGCTGGACAGCGGGCTAGAACCGAAATATTTGGAATTGGAAATTACCGAAAAGATGGCGATGGATGCAGTCCGCACGATTGATATTCTGTTTCAGCTCAAGCGAATCGGTATCTCAATCAGTGTGGATGATTTCGGAAAAGGATACAGCTCCCTGAACTACCTAAAGCGTTTTCCGATCGATAAGCTGAAAATTGACCAATCGTTCGTGGAGCAATGCTTGGAGGATGAAAAAGAGGAGTCGGTCGTGAAGACGATCATCGGAATGGCAAAAAATCTGCGCCTCCAAGTCGTAGCAGAAGGGGTAGAGACGAGGGAGCAGCTTTTGTTTCTCCAGCAAAATCTGTGTGATGCTGCGCAAGGGCACTTGATATGCAGGCCAATTTCAGCTGGGGAACTGACAGATCATTTTTCGCGCGTACAGGAGATTGTGCCAGCGATCGGGATGGGGCCGGATCAGATCAAGCAGCTCTGGAAAAAGGAGGTCCACTCCCAAGCGCGGATCGAACTGAGTGAAGCGTTGAAGAATCAACAGGGAATGACGTTCAAGTTTACAAAGATAGATGAACGGTATATCCATACACTGTGCGAAGGCGAGCTTATGTACAGGATGGGGCTGAATGCCGAGCAAGTTTTGGGCAGGGAACTGTCCGCGTTTTTGGATTCTGCCGAGGCAGAGAGAAAAACGAGTTTCTATGAACGTGCATGGAACGGAGAAGAAAACGTCAACTACGAAGGCTGCGTGAACGGCGTCTATTATCTGGCAGCGCTGCGCCCCATTTACCAGAGCGGAAAAGTCAAAGAAGTACTGGCTTCCTGTGTGGATATTACCGATTTGAAAAAAACGGTAGAAGCGCTGCGAGCGAGCGAAGCAAAATACCGTCTGATTGCAGAAAACATGTCGGATATCATTGTTGTGCTCAATCGAGCGGGGAGCATCACCTACACGTCACCGGCTGTTACAACGGTTTTGGGTGTCCTGCCTGAGGAGCTGCAGGATCGGCAAATGCTGCAGTTCATCCTCCCCAAAGAGAAAGAAAAGGTACAGCACGCCGTGCAGAAGATGATGGAGGAAAAGCTTCCCACGCAACTCACGTTTTCCAGTGTGCATCGAAATGGCACCGACGTCATTCTCGAAGCAAAAGGCACTCCGGTGATTGACAATCAAGGCGAGGTCCAGCAAATCATCCTGATCATCCGAAATATCACCGCGCAAGTCCATGCAGAGGAGTTTTTGCGGAAGATCGACAAGCTGGCAGCGGTTGGACACCTGGCGGCAGGAGTGGCTCATGAAATCAGAAATCCGGTGACTTCCATAAAAGGCTTCGTCCAGCTCTTGAGACATGATCAAGGAAAGCAGGAATATTTTGATATCATGCTGGCTGAGTTTCAGCAGTTGGAGAACATTCTGCGTGAATTTGTGTTTTTGACCCAACAGCGTTCAGCTATCTATGAGAGGGTAGCCATTGGGAAGATGCTGGAAGACGCGATAGCACCTTTGCGGGAATCATGCACGAACCATACGTTCAAACTCCATCCCGGAACAGCACTAGACCTGCAAATCTGGTGCGACCCAAGCCAAATTCGCCAGCTTTTTGACAATCTGCTGTCCAATTCAGTCAATGCCATGCCAAACGGGGGGACTGTTCACATCAAAGTGATCCCGGAAGAACACGACAAGGTGAAGATTCAGATCGTGGATCAGGGCTGTGGCATGTCTGAAGAGCGGATCAAACGGCTCGGGGAACCCTTTTACAGCACAAAGGAGAAAGGGACTGGTTTGGGACTCATGATCAGCTACAAGATCATGGAGTATCACGGAGGCTATCTCCATTTTACCAGCGAGCCCGAGAAAGGCACTACAGTAGAAGTGGTTTTTCCATTGGAAAAGGTCCGATCAGCTACTTGA
- a CDS encoding DEAD/DEAH box helicase encodes MTTVTTLGLAAEILADGRFLITGTGTHGEMVDPEKLAGVLFAWDEKSFYGTFLEKSEQGLLLSPSEALSFFATPAWLEHMVYKTDHSFSSYQETANAIHKALASGRISPDFSQWKAGHYGWKLIDTPDDYPPFGNRWLSLALEETLFSKSEVGLAWDQLLTQYPALTVMGGDLSPHMEEREWLQTIGWLPDLTPFRTCLRLIEAEDSYGEWLLSVYLQDREETDRLFLMEQDLDTPHGYSSSGIPADWLEHWDRFLHDIHKCRDILPWEESEKSGILRAHLTNEQAWTFLTASSLLLVQAGIHVFLPAWWEQVRRVKPKLKAKVTSSVGASRQSYLGISQLMDFEWKLALGPVELSEDEFQQLIMQKQRLLKIRGHWVQLTPDLFLQLQETLKKSRGKNALTLRDVMKMHLTAPAELEDEPEEDYDQESYPLSVEVELNQHLLQLMHQLQETKEVPVLAQPPAFQGTLRKYQLEGSSWLFFLRRFGLGACLADDMGLGKTVQFITYLLHLKQEGGGDSPSLLICPTSVIGNWQKELERFAPSLKVFIHYGNARQRKEDFLPAIAGADLVITSYALSHLDEEELSMVTWNTICLDEAQNIKNAYTKQASAVRDLNAWHRIALTGTPIENRLSELWSIFDFLNPGYLGSLGEFARRYVQPIERDQDQSLIQQVQRLIQPFLLRRVKTDPHIQLDLPEKNEAKEYVPLTAEQGALYETAIQEMFARMENTSPMERRGLILTTLSRLKQLCDHPALFLGESMARDEASRSHKLERLLELISDIRQKGERCLIFTQYIEMGNMLQRVLIREGYGPVFFLNGSTKKEARDDMISRFQNESLPDQERGAIFILSLRAGGTGLNLTEANHVVHFDRWWNPAVENQATDRAHRIGQSKNVQVYKFISLGTIEERIDEMMERKLTLSQQIVGSGESWITELSTNELRELFALRRDWLDTKG; translated from the coding sequence ATGACCACTGTCACAACGCTGGGTTTAGCTGCGGAAATATTGGCAGACGGACGCTTTTTGATCACCGGAACGGGCACGCACGGAGAAATGGTGGATCCGGAGAAGCTGGCAGGAGTGCTGTTTGCCTGGGATGAAAAATCGTTCTACGGGACATTCCTGGAGAAATCCGAGCAAGGATTGCTCCTGAGCCCCTCCGAAGCCCTTTCCTTTTTTGCCACTCCTGCCTGGCTCGAGCACATGGTATACAAGACGGATCATTCGTTTTCCAGCTATCAGGAAACAGCGAATGCCATTCACAAAGCGTTGGCATCCGGACGCATATCCCCGGATTTTTCCCAATGGAAGGCTGGACACTATGGCTGGAAGCTGATCGATACGCCTGACGACTATCCCCCGTTTGGAAACAGATGGCTATCGCTCGCATTGGAGGAGACGCTGTTTTCCAAAAGCGAGGTCGGACTCGCTTGGGATCAGTTGTTGACTCAGTACCCTGCCCTGACCGTCATGGGTGGGGATTTGTCGCCTCATATGGAGGAACGCGAATGGCTGCAAACGATCGGTTGGCTCCCCGACCTCACCCCGTTTCGGACCTGTTTGCGCCTGATCGAGGCTGAGGACAGCTATGGGGAATGGCTGCTTTCCGTCTACTTGCAGGATCGTGAAGAAACGGACCGCCTCTTTCTCATGGAGCAAGATCTGGACACCCCACATGGCTACTCATCGTCTGGCATACCGGCTGACTGGCTGGAGCATTGGGATCGCTTCCTGCATGATATCCACAAATGCCGTGACATATTGCCTTGGGAAGAGTCGGAAAAGAGCGGGATCTTGCGGGCTCATCTCACAAATGAACAAGCCTGGACGTTCTTGACTGCAAGCAGTTTATTGCTCGTACAAGCCGGCATCCACGTCTTTTTACCGGCATGGTGGGAACAGGTCAGACGGGTCAAGCCGAAGCTGAAAGCGAAGGTCACCTCCTCTGTCGGAGCGAGCCGGCAGTCGTATTTGGGAATCTCGCAACTCATGGATTTCGAGTGGAAGCTTGCACTCGGCCCCGTCGAGCTCAGTGAAGATGAATTCCAACAGTTGATTATGCAGAAGCAGCGACTGCTTAAAATCCGCGGGCATTGGGTGCAGCTGACCCCTGATCTGTTCTTGCAGCTGCAGGAGACCCTGAAAAAATCGAGAGGGAAAAATGCGCTGACCTTGCGTGATGTCATGAAGATGCATTTGACTGCACCCGCTGAATTGGAGGATGAGCCGGAAGAGGATTACGATCAGGAGTCCTATCCCCTTTCCGTCGAAGTGGAGTTGAATCAGCATTTGCTGCAGCTGATGCATCAACTGCAAGAAACGAAGGAAGTTCCCGTTCTTGCGCAGCCGCCGGCGTTTCAGGGGACGCTGCGCAAATATCAGCTGGAAGGAAGCTCATGGCTGTTCTTCCTCCGCCGATTCGGTCTCGGAGCTTGCCTGGCGGATGACATGGGGCTAGGGAAAACGGTCCAATTCATCACATATTTACTCCACTTGAAGCAGGAAGGAGGCGGGGACTCCCCCTCGCTACTGATCTGCCCGACTTCTGTCATCGGAAACTGGCAGAAGGAGCTGGAACGATTCGCTCCCTCGCTCAAGGTATTTATTCATTACGGAAATGCGCGGCAACGGAAGGAGGATTTCCTCCCTGCCATCGCCGGAGCGGATCTGGTCATCACGTCATACGCCTTGTCTCATTTGGATGAGGAAGAGCTATCGATGGTGACGTGGAATACGATCTGTCTGGATGAAGCGCAAAACATCAAAAACGCCTACACCAAGCAAGCCTCTGCTGTGCGAGATTTGAATGCTTGGCATCGGATCGCCTTGACTGGTACACCGATCGAAAACCGTTTGAGCGAGCTATGGTCGATTTTTGATTTCTTGAATCCTGGCTATTTAGGAAGCCTCGGCGAATTCGCGAGACGGTATGTGCAGCCTATCGAGCGGGATCAGGATCAGAGTCTGATCCAGCAAGTCCAACGCCTGATTCAGCCGTTCTTGCTCCGGCGTGTGAAGACGGACCCGCATATTCAGCTGGATCTTCCTGAAAAGAATGAAGCCAAGGAATACGTGCCTCTCACCGCAGAGCAGGGAGCGCTCTATGAAACTGCCATTCAGGAGATGTTCGCCCGCATGGAAAACACGAGTCCAATGGAACGGCGCGGACTCATCCTCACGACGCTTTCGAGACTCAAGCAGCTCTGTGATCATCCCGCCTTGTTCCTCGGCGAGAGCATGGCCAGAGATGAGGCGAGCCGATCCCACAAGCTGGAGCGTCTGCTGGAATTAATCAGCGATATCCGGCAAAAAGGAGAGCGCTGCCTGATCTTCACCCAGTACATCGAGATGGGCAATATGCTTCAGCGCGTACTGATTCGGGAAGGATACGGACCTGTCTTTTTCTTGAATGGTTCAACCAAAAAGGAAGCGAGAGATGACATGATCTCACGCTTCCAGAACGAGAGCTTGCCCGATCAAGAACGCGGCGCCATCTTTATCCTCTCCTTGCGTGCTGGCGGCACCGGCCTGAATTTGACCGAGGCCAATCACGTCGTTCACTTCGACCGCTGGTGGAATCCCGCTGTCGAGAATCAAGCGACCGACCGTGCTCACCGAATCGGACAAAGCAAGAACGTCCAGGTGTATAAATTTATCTCTCTCGGAACCATTGAAGAACGAATCGATGAAATGATGGAAAGAAAACTGACGCTGAGTCAACAGATCGTCGGAAGCGGCGAGTCGTGGATAACCGAACTCTCTACCAACGAGCTGCGGGAGCTGTTTGCCCTTCGACGTGACTGGCTCGACACGAAAGGATAG